In the Sulfitobacter pacificus genome, one interval contains:
- a CDS encoding SDR family NAD(P)-dependent oxidoreductase yields MTKTALITGASRGLGAALAEALAPTHHVIAVGRTTGALEELDDRIQAKGGAATLAPMDVTNADAMAVLCRGIHDRWGSLDIWLHCAIHAAPLAPADHIDAKDMAKSVAGNVTATSTLITYVAPLLGQSGQAVFFDDPRVDHKFFGAYAATKSAQIALARAWAAETAKIGPKVSILTPEPMPTATRARFFPGEPREGLSDIHTQAAAVLAQL; encoded by the coding sequence ATGACCAAAACCGCATTGATCACTGGCGCCTCTCGCGGCTTGGGTGCCGCCCTTGCTGAGGCACTGGCCCCCACACATCACGTCATTGCCGTCGGGCGCACCACCGGCGCGCTGGAGGAACTGGACGATCGCATTCAAGCGAAAGGCGGTGCCGCCACCCTGGCCCCGATGGATGTGACCAACGCCGATGCCATGGCTGTTCTGTGTCGCGGAATCCATGACCGCTGGGGCAGCCTTGATATTTGGCTGCATTGCGCCATTCACGCAGCCCCGCTTGCCCCCGCAGATCACATTGATGCCAAGGACATGGCGAAATCGGTCGCCGGCAATGTCACCGCCACCTCGACCCTGATCACCTATGTGGCACCTTTACTGGGCCAGAGCGGGCAAGCGGTGTTCTTTGACGATCCGCGTGTCGATCACAAGTTTTTCGGGGCCTATGCGGCAACAAAATCCGCACAGATCGCACTGGCCCGCGCATGGGCCGCCGAAACCGCCAAGATCGGCCCCAAGGTCAGCATTCTGACACCTGAGCCGATGCCCACCGCCACACGCGCCCGGTTCTTCCCCGGCGAGCCACGCGAGGGCCTTAGCGACATCCACACGCAAGCGGCTGCGGTTTTGGCGCAACTTTGA
- the surE gene encoding 5'/3'-nucleotidase SurE gives MRILITNDDGITAPGLETLHAIATDLAGPKGEVWTVAPAFEQSGVGHCINYVHPTMMTQLGERRYAAEGSPADCVLVAVHDVMKDCPPDLVLSGVNRGNNSAENTLYSGTIGGAMEAALQGLPAIALSQYFGPANRELEDPFEAASKHGAAVLRRILRNTPDEDVDYPLFYNVNFPPVAALDVKGTRLATQGRRPGVVFGTEPHTAPSGRRFSWIKGGDQQVKTAKGSDAAYNLEGYVSVTPMRADLTAHNMMDSLAGINS, from the coding sequence ATGCGCATTCTGATTACAAATGACGACGGGATCACGGCACCGGGGCTTGAAACGCTGCACGCCATCGCCACCGATCTGGCCGGCCCCAAAGGTGAAGTCTGGACCGTGGCACCGGCCTTTGAACAATCCGGCGTTGGTCATTGCATCAACTATGTGCATCCCACGATGATGACCCAATTGGGCGAACGCCGCTATGCCGCCGAAGGCTCCCCCGCTGATTGTGTGTTGGTCGCCGTACATGACGTGATGAAGGACTGCCCGCCTGATCTGGTGCTCTCCGGTGTGAACCGGGGCAATAACTCGGCTGAAAACACGCTCTATTCCGGCACCATTGGCGGCGCGATGGAAGCGGCCCTGCAAGGGCTACCCGCCATTGCCCTGTCACAATATTTCGGTCCTGCCAACCGTGAGCTGGAAGACCCGTTTGAGGCCGCATCGAAACACGGGGCCGCCGTTTTGCGCCGCATTTTGCGCAACACGCCCGATGAAGATGTGGATTACCCACTGTTTTATAACGTGAACTTCCCACCCGTCGCAGCACTGGATGTCAAGGGCACCCGCCTTGCCACCCAGGGGCGTCGTCCCGGTGTGGTCTTTGGCACCGAACCGCACACCGCACCGTCTGGGCGACGGTTCTCATGGATCAAAGGCGGCGATCAGCAGGTCAAAACCGCCAAAGGGTCGGATGCGGCCTATAACCTTGAAGGTTATGTTTCGGTGACGCCGATGCGCGCGGATCTGACCGCCCATAACATGATGGACAGTCTTGCGGGCATCAATTCATGA
- a CDS encoding protein-L-isoaspartate(D-aspartate) O-methyltransferase: protein MSNADDAHSAAERKMQFLYALRSKGVTDSRVLAAMESVDRGPFIKGLFSERAYEDMPLPIACGQTISQPSVVGLMTQALEISPRDKVLEIGTGSGYQAAILSKLARRVYTIDRHRRLVHEARTIFQDLDLVNITAITADGSFGLAEQAPFDRIIVTAAAEDPPGPLLAQLKEGGIMVLPVGQSDAVQHLIRVRKTADGLEYDEMRSVRFVPLLEGLGKDG, encoded by the coding sequence ATGAGTAACGCGGACGACGCCCATTCCGCCGCAGAGCGTAAGATGCAGTTTCTCTATGCGCTGCGCTCCAAGGGGGTGACGGACAGCCGAGTCCTTGCGGCAATGGAAAGCGTTGACCGTGGCCCTTTTATCAAAGGGCTGTTTTCCGAACGCGCCTACGAGGATATGCCGCTGCCCATCGCCTGTGGCCAGACCATCAGCCAGCCTTCTGTTGTCGGGCTGATGACACAGGCGCTGGAGATCAGCCCGCGTGACAAGGTGCTCGAAATCGGCACCGGGTCGGGGTATCAGGCGGCGATCCTCAGCAAACTTGCACGCCGCGTCTATACCATCGACCGCCACCGCCGTCTGGTACATGAAGCCCGCACCATTTTTCAGGACCTTGATCTGGTGAACATCACCGCGATCACTGCCGATGGCAGCTTTGGTTTGGCCGAACAGGCCCCTTTTGACCGCATCATCGTGACGGCCGCCGCCGAAGACCCACCCGGGCCCCTTCTGGCGCAGCTCAAGGAGGGCGGCATCATGGTGCTGCCGGTGGGGCAATCGGATGCGGTGCAACATCTGATCCGTGTGCGGAAAACCGCAGACGGGCTGGAATATGACGAAATGCGTTCTGTGCGCTTTGTTCCTTTGCTGGAAGGCTTGGGCAAAGACGGATAA